A region from the Scyliorhinus canicula unplaced genomic scaffold, sScyCan1.1, whole genome shotgun sequence genome encodes:
- the LOC119961349 gene encoding gastrula zinc finger protein XlCGF71.1-like has product MGKPWKCEDCGKEFTFPSALETHRRSHTGERPFTCSVCGKRFRSLSNLRTHQQVHTGERPFTCSKCGKGFRDSSCLLAHQRVHTGEKPFTCSVCGKRFTNSSDLLRHQRVHSGERPFTCSNCGKGFRDSFCLLRHQLVHTGEKPFICSVCREGFTTSSDLLRHQRVHTGEKPFTCSMCGKGFRDSYSLLTHQRVHTGDKPFTCSVCRKAFGDASDLRTHQQVHIGEKPFTAPCLGKDSEIHPTSCHTSEFTPGTFHSPAPCLGKESELHPTC; this is encoded by the coding sequence ATggggaaaccgtggaaatgtgaggattgtgggaaggaattcactttCCCATCTGCGCTGGAAacacatcgacgcagtcacaccggcgagagaccgttcacctgctcagtgtgtgggaagagatttagaTCTTTgtccaacctgcggacacaccagcaagttcacaccggggagagaccattcacctgctccaagtgtgggaaaggattcagagattcatcctgcctgctggcacaccagcgcgttcacaccgGAGAGAAGCCGtttacctgctcagtgtgtgggaagagatttactAATTCATCTGACTtgttgagacaccagcgagttcactctggggagagaccattcacctgctccaattgtgggaaaggattccgAGATTCATTCTGCCTGCTGAGGCACCAGctagttcacaccggggagaagccgtTTATCTGCTCCGTGTGTAGGGAGGGATTTACTACTTCATCTGACTtgttgagacaccagcgagttcacactggagagaagccattcacctgctccatgtgtgggaaaggattcagagatTCATACAGCCTGTTgactcaccagcgagttcacactggggacaaGCCGTTTACCTGTTCAGTGTGTAGGAAAGCATTCGGAGATGCATCAGACCTGCGaacacaccagcaggttcacatcggggagaagccatttactGCTCCATGTctgggaaaggattctgagattcATCCAACCAgctgtcacaccagcgagttcacaccggggacattccattcacctgctccatgtctgGGAAAGGAATCAGagcttcatccaacctgctga